The Dunckerocampus dactyliophorus isolate RoL2022-P2 chromosome 13, RoL_Ddac_1.1, whole genome shotgun sequence genome window below encodes:
- the kdm1a gene encoding lysine-specific histone demethylase 1A isoform X5 — translation MLSSKKSDAGSSSSSSSSSAGGAGGDRAPGSDAQVGASISAAMDVKKKERSSPSGESGGAPLPHQGGGPGAMDPDSAEVRRTSRRKRQKQVEYREMDESLANLSEDEYYSEEERNAKAEKERKQVIPPPAPPPEEENDSEPEEPSGVEGAAFQSRLPHDRMTSQEAACFPDIISGPQQTQKVFLYIRNRTLQLWLDNPKIQLTFEATAQQLEAPYNSDAVLVHRIHSYLERHGLINFGIYKRVKPLPTKKTGKVIVIGGGVSGLAAARQLQSFGMDVTVLEARDRVGGRVATFRKGNYVADLGAMVVTGLGGNPMAVVSKQVNMELAKIKQKCPLYEANGQAGERCTSVPKEKDEMVEQEFNRLLEATSFLSHQLDFNFLNNKPVSLGQALEVVIQLQEKHVKDEQIEHWNKIVKTQEELRDLLNKMVSTKERAKELHQQYKEASEVKPPRDITAEFLVKSKHRDLTALCKEYDELQELQVKLEEKLQELEANPPSDVYLSSRDRQILDWHFANLEFANATPLSTLSLKHWDQDDDFEFTGSHLTVRNGYSCVPVALAEGLDIKLNTAVRQVRYTASGCEVIAVNTRSATQTFIYKCDAVLCTLPLGVLKQQPPAVQFVPPLPEWKTAAIQRMGFGNLNKVVLCFDRVFWDPSVNLFGHVGSTTASRGELFLFWNLYKAPILLALMAGEAAGIMENISDDVIVGRCLAILKGIFGSSAVPQPKETVVTRWRADPWARGSYSYVAAGSSGNDYDLMAQPITPGPAIPGASQPVPRLFFAGEHTIRNYPATVHGALLSGLREAGRIADQFLGAMYTLPRQATPTAAAAASNPPQAQPAAAV, via the exons ATGTTGTCAAGTAAAAAATCGGATGCCgggtcctcttcctcctcctcttcatcctcggCGGGTGGAGCTGGAGGCGACAGGGCGCCGGGTTCTGATGCCCAAGTAGGTGCTTCAATCTCAGCCGCTATGGATGTCAAGAAAAAGGAGAGGTCCTCCCCAAGCGGAGAGTCAGGAGGAGCTCCTTTACCTCACCAAGGAGGAGGCCCCGGCGCTATGGACCCGGACTCGGCCGAAGTCCGCAGGACAAGTCGACGCAAGCgacaaaaa CAGGTGGAGTACCGCGAGATGGACGAGAGCCTGGCCAATCTGTCCGAGGACGAATATTACTCAGAGGAGGAGAGGAATGCCAAAGCGGAGAAAGAGCGGAAGCAGGTCATCCCGCCGCCAGCTCCTCCCCCAGAGGAAGAGAACGACAGTGAACCAGAGGAGCCATCGG GAGTAGAAGGAGCCGCTTTTCAAAGCCGCCTCCCTCATGACCGCATGACATCCCAGGAGGCTGCCTGCTTTCCAGACATCATCAGCGGGCCCCAACAGACTCAGAAGGTCTTCCTCTATATCCGCAACCGCACA CTTCAACTATGGCTGGACAACCCCAAGATCCAGCTGACCTTTGAGGCCACTGCACAGCAGCTTGAAGCTCCTTACAACA gTGACGCTGTGCTAGTCCATAGGATACACAGCTACCTTGAAAGGCACGGGCTCATCAATTTTGGCATTTACAAGAGGGTCAAGCCTTTACCAA CCAAGAAGACTGGAAAGGTCATAGTGATCGGTGGAGGGGTGTCCGGCCTGGCTGCGGCCCGCCAACTGCAGAGTTTTGGGATGGATGTTACAGTATTAGAAGCAAGG GACCGTGTTGGAGGCAGAGTGGCCACATTTAGAAAAGGCAACTATGTCGCAGATTTAGGCGCCATGGTGGTGACGGGCCTAG GAGGGAACCCCATGGCAGTGGTTAGTAAGCAGGTGAACATGGAGCTGGCCAAGATCAAGCAGAAGTGTCCGCTGTATGAAGCCAATGGGCAGGCT GGTGAACGGTGCACAAGT GTGCCAAAAGAAAAAGACGAGATGGTGGAGCAGGAGTTTAACAGGTTACTGGAGGCCACCTCCTTCCTCAGTCACCAGCTCGACTTCAACTTCCTCAACAACAAGCCTGTGTCTCTGGGACAGGCCCTAGAGGTGGTCATACA GCTGCAGGAGAAGCACGTAAAGGATGAGCAAATAGAACACTGGAATAAGATTGTGAAGACCCAAGAAGAGCTCAGAGATCTACTCAATAAG ATGGTGTCCACAAAGGAGCGTGCAAAGGAGCTCCATCAGCAGTACAAAGAGGCCAGCGAGGTCAAACCACCTAGAGATATCACCGCTGAGTTCCTGGTGAAGAGCAAGCATAGAGACCTGACTGCACTCTGCAAA GAATATGATGAGTTGCAGGAGCTGCAGGTGAAGCTGGAGGAGAAGCTCCAGGAACTGGAGGCCAACCCACCCAG TGACGTCTACCTGTCCTCTAGAGACCGCCAGATACTAGACTGGCACTTTGCTAACTTGGAGTTTGCTAACGCCACGCCCCTCTCCACCCTGTCACTCAAACACTGGGATCAG GACGACGACTTTGAGTTCACCGGCAGCCACCTGACGGTGAGGAACGGCTACTCGTGCGTCCCCGTGGCTCTAGCGGAGGGTTTGGACATCAAACTCAACACAGCGGTGCGACAGGTTCGATACACGGCTTCAG GCTGCGAGGTGATCGCCGTCAACACTCGCTCGGCCACCCAGACCTTCATCTACAAGTGCGATGCGGTGCTGTGCACGCTGCCGCTCGGCGTGCTCAAGCAGCAGCCGCCTGCCGTGCAGTTTGTGCCACCGTTGCCCGAATGGAAGACGGCCGCCATACAGAGGATGGGCTTCGGAAACCTCAACAAG GTGGTGTTGTGTTTCGACCGCGTGTTCTGGGATCCCAGCGTCAACCTGTTCGGTCACGTGGGTTCCACCACGGCGAGTCGCGGCGAGCTCTTCCTCTTCTGGAACCTCTACAAAG CTCCCATCCTGCTGGCCCTGATGGCGGGCGAGGCGGCCGGCATCATGGAGAACATCAGCGATGATGTCATCGTGGGGCGCTGCCTCGCCATTCTGAAAGGGATTTTCGGCAGCAGCGCGGTGCCTCAG CCGAAGGAAACGGTGGTGACCCGTTGGCGCGCCGACCCCTGGGCGAGAGGGTCGTATTCCTACGTGGCGGCGGGGTCTTCCGGTAACGACTACGACCTCATGGCTCAGCCCATCACGCCCGGGCCCGCCATCCCTGGAGCTTCTCAG CCCGTGCCGCGGCTCTTCTTTGCTGGCGAGCACACCATCAGAAACTACCCCGCCACGGTTCACGGCGCCCTCCTCAGCGGGCTCCGTGAGGCCGGACGCATCGCCGATCAGTTCCTGGGCGCCATGTACACTCTCCCCAGACAGGCCACGCCCACAGCCGCCGCCGCAGCCAGCAACCCGCCTCAAGCTCAGCCCGCCGCTGCCGTCTAA